A stretch of Arthrobacter sunyaminii DNA encodes these proteins:
- the purS gene encoding phosphoribosylformylglycinamidine synthase subunit PurS — MPRIVVDVMPKPEILDPQGKAIAGALPRLGLTGFTGVRQGKRFELTVDGDVTEEVLEQARTAAATLLSNPVIEDVTRVEVIPEA, encoded by the coding sequence ATGCCCCGGATCGTTGTTGACGTTATGCCCAAACCCGAAATCCTCGATCCGCAGGGCAAGGCCATCGCCGGCGCCCTCCCGCGCCTGGGCCTGACCGGATTTACCGGCGTCCGCCAGGGCAAGCGCTTCGAACTGACCGTGGACGGCGACGTGACTGAAGAAGTCCTCGAGCAGGCACGCACGGCAGCCGCCACGCTGCTGTCCAACCCCGTTATTGAAGACGTCACCCGCGTTGAAGTAATCCCGGAGGCCTGA
- the purQ gene encoding phosphoribosylformylglycinamidine synthase subunit PurQ, whose amino-acid sequence MLSTPLIGDFSVAPENDALRAVRIGIVTFPGTLDDRDAARAVTLAGGTAVGLWHNEANLQSVDAVIIPGGFSYGDYLRAGAIARFAPLMDKVVDASKGGMPVLGICNGFQILTEAHLLPGSMIKNNHLKFSCADQLLRVENNTTAWTGSYEKNSGMVIPLKNQDGQYVADEKTLDELEGEGRVVFRYDGANPNGSRRNIAGITNAAGNVVGLMPHPEHAVEAGFGPDSSAYGEVGLGYGTDGLGIFTSVLTSLVAGGK is encoded by the coding sequence ATTTTGAGCACTCCCCTGATCGGCGACTTCTCCGTCGCCCCCGAAAACGATGCCCTGCGGGCCGTGCGGATTGGCATTGTCACCTTCCCCGGCACCCTGGACGACCGCGACGCCGCCCGTGCGGTAACGCTCGCCGGCGGCACCGCCGTCGGCCTCTGGCACAACGAAGCGAACCTGCAAAGCGTGGACGCCGTCATCATCCCCGGCGGTTTCTCCTACGGGGACTACCTCCGCGCCGGGGCCATCGCCCGCTTTGCGCCGCTGATGGACAAGGTGGTGGATGCCTCCAAGGGCGGCATGCCCGTGCTGGGCATCTGCAACGGCTTCCAGATCCTCACCGAGGCACATCTGCTGCCCGGCTCCATGATCAAGAACAACCACCTCAAGTTCTCCTGCGCGGACCAGCTCCTGCGCGTGGAAAACAACACCACGGCCTGGACCGGTTCCTACGAGAAAAACTCCGGCATGGTCATTCCACTGAAAAACCAGGACGGCCAGTACGTCGCGGATGAAAAGACGCTGGACGAGCTCGAGGGTGAAGGCCGCGTGGTGTTCCGCTACGACGGCGCCAACCCCAACGGCTCGCGCCGGAACATTGCCGGCATCACCAACGCCGCCGGCAACGTCGTGGGACTCATGCCGCACCCCGAACATGCGGTAGAGGCCGGCTTCGGCCCGGATTCCTCCGCCTACGGCGAGGTCGGGCTGGGCTACGGCACCGACGGCCTGGGCATTTTCACCTCAGTTCTCACCTCGCTTGTTGCCGGAGGCAAATAA
- a CDS encoding GNAT family N-acetyltransferase, producing the protein MTLTPERSAPSTSVLTERLRLETMSPAEMDALISQSRLPDWAEDFPQPTDLDAARQFFEQGLHTAAPALATRVIREQKTGEVVGTIGFLMLPEAGDAEVSYSVVPSRRNQGYATESLLALSRVALDEPTVSRVIAHTEEENTASQELLLTAGFMPVEIPGLGLTFVLLRDQLPDASL; encoded by the coding sequence GTGACCCTTACCCCGGAACGTTCGGCACCCTCCACGAGTGTGCTCACCGAACGGCTGCGCCTGGAGACCATGTCTCCCGCAGAGATGGATGCCCTTATTAGCCAGTCCCGGCTGCCAGACTGGGCCGAGGACTTTCCCCAGCCCACGGACCTCGACGCCGCCCGGCAGTTTTTTGAACAGGGCCTTCACACCGCTGCCCCTGCCCTGGCGACGCGGGTTATCCGCGAGCAGAAGACGGGCGAGGTGGTGGGAACCATTGGTTTCCTGATGCTGCCTGAGGCGGGCGACGCGGAGGTGAGCTACAGCGTGGTTCCTTCCCGCCGCAATCAGGGCTACGCAACTGAGTCACTGCTTGCGCTCTCCCGGGTGGCTCTGGACGAGCCCACCGTCTCCCGGGTCATTGCCCACACGGAGGAAGAGAACACCGCCTCGCAGGAACTCCTGCTCACCGCCGGTTTTATGCCGGTAGAAATCCCGGGCCTGGGACTGACGTTTGTCCTGCTCCGTGATCAGTTGCCGGACGCGAGTTTGTAG
- the purL gene encoding phosphoribosylformylglycinamidine synthase subunit PurL, translating to MTVSADSPAGAKKFRIDTVEHAAATPDTDLPWAELGLKEDEYNRVVEILGRRPTAAELAMYSVMWSEHCSYKSSKVHLKQFGEKVTEKMKEHLLVGIGENAGVVDIGEGWAVTFKVESHNHPSFVEPYQGAATGVGGIVRDIISMGARPVAVMDPLRFGAIDHPDTARLVHGIVSGIGGYGNSLGLPNIGGEVVFDSVYQGNPLVNALAVGVMRHEDIRLANASGVGNKVVLFGARTGGDGIGGASVLASESFDATKPSKRPAVQVGDPFAEKVLIECCLELFKASVVEGIQDLGAAGISCATSELASNGDGGMHVELTNVLLRDPTLTPGEILMSESQERMMAVVTPENVEAFEAIMDKWNVEYSWLGEVTGTGRLIIDWDGETIVDVDPKTVAHEGPVYHRPFHRPEWQDKVQADAFAGSRPFGAEAIKASILELMASPNMCDKSWVTNQFDRYVQGNTALAMPDDAGVIRVDETTGLGVAISTDANGRYTYLNPYEGARLALAESYRNVATSGATPLAVTDCLNFGSPEDPEVMWQFAEAVRGLADGCQELGIPVTGGNVSLYNQTGGVAIHPTPVVGVLGVFDDVARRTPSGWREDGQAIYLMGVTKDELDGSEFANLHGHLGGQPPAVDLKTEKLLGELLVNASRDGMIDAAHDLSEGGLAAALSEMALRFGVGARIGLDEVCERDGVDLFTMLFSESQSRALVSVARSEEVRFKDMCSARGYAHMRIGVVDTEIEALDFQGRFSLPLSELKEAHEGTLPKHFG from the coding sequence ATGACAGTTTCCGCAGACTCCCCCGCCGGAGCGAAGAAATTCCGCATCGACACCGTCGAGCACGCCGCCGCGACCCCGGACACCGATCTCCCCTGGGCCGAACTCGGCCTGAAGGAAGACGAATACAACCGCGTTGTGGAAATCCTGGGCCGCCGCCCCACCGCGGCGGAACTGGCCATGTACTCGGTCATGTGGTCCGAGCACTGCTCCTACAAGTCCTCCAAGGTGCACCTGAAACAGTTCGGTGAGAAGGTCACCGAGAAGATGAAGGAGCACCTGCTGGTGGGCATCGGCGAGAACGCCGGCGTCGTGGACATCGGCGAGGGCTGGGCCGTGACCTTCAAGGTGGAATCCCACAACCACCCCTCCTTCGTGGAGCCCTACCAGGGCGCCGCGACCGGCGTCGGCGGCATTGTCCGCGACATCATTTCCATGGGCGCCCGCCCGGTGGCCGTGATGGATCCGCTGCGTTTCGGCGCCATCGACCACCCCGACACCGCCCGGCTGGTGCACGGCATCGTCTCCGGCATCGGCGGCTACGGCAACTCCCTGGGCCTGCCCAACATCGGCGGCGAAGTGGTCTTTGACTCCGTCTACCAGGGCAACCCGCTGGTCAACGCGCTGGCCGTGGGCGTCATGCGCCACGAGGACATCCGCCTGGCCAACGCCTCCGGCGTGGGCAACAAGGTGGTCCTGTTCGGTGCGCGCACCGGCGGCGACGGCATCGGCGGCGCCTCAGTGCTGGCCTCCGAATCCTTCGACGCCACCAAACCGTCCAAGCGCCCCGCCGTGCAGGTGGGCGATCCGTTCGCGGAAAAGGTCCTCATCGAGTGCTGCCTGGAACTGTTCAAGGCTTCCGTGGTGGAGGGCATCCAGGACCTGGGCGCGGCCGGCATTTCCTGCGCGACGTCGGAACTGGCGTCCAACGGCGACGGCGGCATGCACGTGGAGCTCACCAACGTGCTGCTGCGCGATCCCACCCTGACCCCGGGCGAAATCCTGATGTCAGAGTCGCAGGAACGCATGATGGCCGTGGTCACGCCGGAGAACGTTGAGGCGTTCGAGGCCATCATGGACAAGTGGAACGTGGAGTACTCCTGGCTCGGCGAGGTCACCGGCACCGGCCGGCTGATCATCGACTGGGACGGCGAAACGATCGTCGACGTCGATCCCAAGACCGTGGCGCACGAGGGCCCGGTGTACCACCGCCCCTTCCACCGCCCCGAATGGCAGGACAAGGTGCAGGCCGACGCTTTTGCCGGCTCCCGCCCGTTCGGCGCCGAGGCCATCAAGGCATCCATCCTGGAGCTGATGGCTTCCCCCAACATGTGCGACAAGTCCTGGGTCACCAACCAGTTTGACCGCTACGTCCAGGGCAACACCGCACTGGCAATGCCCGACGACGCCGGTGTCATCCGCGTGGATGAGACAACCGGTTTGGGCGTGGCCATCTCCACCGACGCCAATGGCCGTTACACCTACCTCAACCCTTACGAGGGTGCGCGTCTGGCCCTGGCCGAGTCCTACCGCAACGTGGCCACCTCCGGGGCCACCCCGCTGGCGGTGACCGACTGCCTGAACTTCGGCTCCCCCGAGGATCCCGAGGTTATGTGGCAGTTCGCCGAGGCCGTCCGCGGCCTGGCCGACGGCTGCCAGGAACTGGGCATCCCGGTCACAGGCGGCAACGTCTCCCTGTACAACCAGACCGGCGGCGTTGCCATCCACCCCACCCCCGTGGTGGGTGTGCTGGGCGTGTTCGACGACGTCGCCCGCCGCACGCCGTCGGGCTGGCGCGAAGACGGTCAGGCCATCTACCTGATGGGCGTCACGAAGGACGAGCTGGACGGCTCAGAATTCGCCAACCTGCACGGCCACCTGGGCGGACAGCCGCCCGCGGTGGACCTGAAGACGGAAAAGCTGCTCGGCGAACTGCTGGTCAACGCCTCCCGCGACGGCATGATCGACGCCGCGCATGACCTCTCCGAAGGCGGTCTCGCAGCGGCCCTGTCCGAGATGGCGCTGCGCTTCGGCGTGGGTGCCCGCATTGGGCTGGACGAGGTCTGCGAACGCGACGGCGTGGACCTGTTCACGATGCTGTTCTCCGAGTCCCAGTCCCGTGCCCTGGTGTCCGTGGCCCGCAGTGAAGAGGTCCGTTTCAAGGACATGTGCTCGGCCCGCGGCTATGCGCACATGCGTATTGGCGTGGTGGACACCGAGATTGAGGCGCTGGACTTCCAGGGCCGCTTCTCGCTGCCCCTGTCCGAGTTGAAGGAAGCCCACGAGGGAACCCTGCCGAAGCATTTCGGCTAA